In Pseudomonas fluorescens, one genomic interval encodes:
- a CDS encoding TSUP family transporter, protein MSWDIIGMLALVAFCAGFFDAIAGGGGLITLPALFLAGVDPISAIATNKFQAASATISATVTFARKGLIEWREGRFLVVCGFIGGASGALLVSSIDKRYLEACVPVMLILVAIYFALSPKLANEDRRKRIGILLFSFTVAPILGFYDGIFGPGVGSFFIVGFVLLCGLGMMRAMSFTKLANASCNLGSLSVFITKGVIIWPVALAMALAAFIGAQLGARAAVRVGPKLIKPMLIVVCCALAIKLLSVENNPLRIAIAHTFASL, encoded by the coding sequence ATGTCTTGGGACATCATCGGCATGCTGGCGCTCGTCGCATTTTGTGCCGGTTTTTTTGATGCGATTGCCGGTGGTGGAGGACTGATCACCTTGCCTGCATTGTTTCTGGCCGGTGTAGATCCGATCAGCGCGATTGCAACCAACAAGTTTCAGGCAGCATCAGCAACCATTTCGGCGACAGTGACTTTTGCTCGCAAAGGGTTGATCGAATGGCGTGAAGGACGCTTCCTGGTTGTCTGCGGATTTATTGGTGGAGCCAGCGGCGCCTTGCTGGTCAGTTCAATCGATAAACGATATCTGGAAGCTTGCGTGCCTGTAATGCTGATTCTGGTGGCGATCTATTTTGCGCTATCGCCGAAACTGGCCAATGAAGATCGGCGCAAGAGAATCGGAATTCTGCTTTTCTCTTTTACTGTCGCGCCGATCCTCGGTTTTTACGACGGAATATTCGGTCCCGGGGTGGGATCATTCTTTATCGTTGGGTTTGTACTGCTCTGCGGCCTGGGCATGATGCGGGCCATGAGTTTTACCAAACTTGCCAACGCCTCATGCAATCTCGGCTCGCTCTCTGTCTTCATCACCAAGGGCGTGATTATCTGGCCAGTAGCTTTAGCGATGGCGCTGGCTGCCTTCATCGGCGCACAGTTGGGCGCTCGTGCCGCTGTTCGGGTCGGGCCGAAGTTGATCAAACCGATGTTGATCGTGGTTTGCTGCGCCTTGGCCATCAAACTTCTGAGCGTAGAGAACAATCCATTGCGCATTGCCATAGCTCATACATTCGCTTCACTCTAA
- a CDS encoding oxidative damage protection protein, whose product MTRTIMCRKYKEELPALERAPFPGAKGQDIFDHVSAKAWADWQKHQTLLINEKRLNMMNAEDRKYLQGEMDKYFSGEDYAKAEGYVPPAE is encoded by the coding sequence ATGACCCGCACCATCATGTGCCGCAAGTACAAAGAAGAACTGCCCGCGCTGGAACGCGCTCCTTTCCCGGGCGCCAAAGGTCAGGATATTTTTGACCACGTCTCGGCCAAAGCCTGGGCTGACTGGCAGAAACACCAGACCCTGCTGATCAACGAAAAGCGCCTGAACATGATGAACGCCGAAGACCGCAAATATCTGCAGGGCGAAATGGACAAGTACTTCTCCGGCGAGGATTACGCCAAGGCGGAAGGCTACGTTCCGCCTGCGGAGTAA
- the mutY gene encoding A/G-specific adenine glycosylase: protein MTAEQFSTAVLEWFDRHGRHDLPWQQDINPYRVWVSEIMLQQTQVSTVLNYFDRFMAALPTVQALAEAPEDEVLHLWTGLGYYTRARNLQKTAKIVVSQYAGEFPRDVEKLTDLPGIGLSTAGAIASISMGLRAPILDGNVKRVLARFTAQEGYPGEPKVAKQLWANAERFTPHDRVNAYTQAMMDLGATLCTRSKPSCLLCPLEKGCEAHMLGLETRYPIPKPRKAIPQKRTLMPMLANEEGAILLYRRPSSGLWGGLWSLPELDDLDDLQHLAAQHSLTMGEQQALPSLVHTFSHFQLSIEPWLVQVQEASHHVAEADWLWYNLATPPRLGLAAPVKTLLERAAAVLNAGESS from the coding sequence ATGACAGCGGAGCAGTTTTCCACGGCGGTGCTGGAATGGTTCGACCGCCACGGCCGCCACGATTTGCCTTGGCAGCAAGACATCAATCCGTATCGGGTGTGGGTGTCGGAGATCATGTTGCAGCAGACCCAGGTCAGCACCGTGCTCAATTACTTCGACCGCTTCATGGCCGCGCTGCCAACGGTGCAAGCGCTGGCCGAAGCGCCGGAGGACGAAGTGCTGCACCTGTGGACCGGGCTCGGTTACTACACCCGCGCGCGCAATCTGCAAAAAACCGCGAAGATCGTCGTCAGCCAGTACGCCGGCGAATTTCCGCGGGACGTCGAAAAGCTGACGGATCTGCCGGGGATCGGCCTGTCCACCGCCGGCGCCATCGCCAGCATCAGCATGGGCCTGCGCGCGCCGATCCTCGATGGCAACGTCAAACGCGTTCTGGCGCGTTTTACCGCGCAGGAGGGTTACCCGGGGGAACCGAAGGTCGCCAAACAGCTGTGGGCCAACGCAGAGCGTTTCACGCCGCACGATCGGGTCAACGCCTACACCCAGGCGATGATGGATCTCGGCGCCACGCTGTGTACGCGCAGCAAACCGAGCTGCCTGCTGTGCCCGCTGGAAAAGGGCTGCGAGGCGCACATGCTCGGGCTGGAGACACGCTACCCGATCCCCAAACCGCGCAAGGCCATCCCGCAGAAACGCACGCTGATGCCGATGCTCGCCAACGAAGAAGGCGCGATTCTGCTTTATCGCCGCCCGTCCTCGGGATTGTGGGGCGGCTTATGGAGCCTGCCGGAACTCGACGACCTCGACGACCTGCAACATCTGGCCGCCCAGCACTCGCTGACCATGGGCGAGCAGCAGGCGCTGCCAAGCCTCGTTCACACCTTCAGCCATTTCCAGCTGTCCATCGAACCCTGGCTGGTTCAGGTACAGGAAGCCAGCCATCACGTGGCCGAGGCCGACTGGCTCTGGTATAACCTCGCCACCCCGCCGCGCCTGGGCCTTGCCGCCCCGGTCAAAACCTTGCTCGAACGCGCGGCCGCCGTATTGAACGCAGGAGAGTCGTCATGA
- a CDS encoding AsmA family protein: MKAFGKILGLVLLGLLLIIVAAGFALTHLFDPNDYKDEIRQIARDKAHIELTLNGDIGWSLFPWLGLELHEASIATLINPTEPYADLQMLGLSVRVLPLLRREVQMSDVRVEGLNLRLKRDKNGHGNWEDIGKLPPPATPAGSPTPASPPVAEAAQPEKPPQPIRLDIDSLTVNNARVEYNDEQTGKQYSAESIQLSTGAVHDSTNIPLKATAFLSTNQPVLRVRTELNGELRIERALQRYKFEDMKLSGELTGDPLQGKAMTFSAQGQISLDKAANVAEWTGIKISANQLRALGELKANDLDKTPQITGGISIAQFDLAKFVDSIGQTLPAMAPGSLSKVELVSRVAATPTSVAFDNINLKLDDSSFSGRIAVEDFAKQSLRAILKADTFDVDRYLPPKSEKAKNATQVRQAEVASTEADAMAGAGSTPLPDKPSKSAWSTERLLPVERLAKLDVDADLTFGQLTLDKLPIQNAALKATGQGGLLTLENLRGGLYNGDFEAKGTLDVRPSAPVLNLQTRINRVPAEKILESQGKNPPVKGLVTLTSSLTGSGNSQQALIETLNGNASFVINNGVLLNANLEQQLCKGIATLNRKTLSGEPRGKDTPFQELKGNLTFRNGIASNPDLKVRIPGMTVNGDGDIDLRVLGMDYRVGIIVEGDTSAMPDPACQVGEKFVGIEWPLRCRGPLELGAKACRVDNERLGQVATKMAGDKLSEKIDEKLGDKVSPELKNALKGLFKR; encoded by the coding sequence ATGAAAGCGTTCGGCAAAATCCTGGGTCTGGTACTTCTCGGGCTGTTGCTGATCATTGTGGCGGCGGGCTTCGCCCTGACCCACCTGTTTGATCCCAACGACTACAAAGACGAGATCCGCCAGATAGCCCGCGACAAGGCCCACATCGAGCTGACGCTCAATGGCGATATCGGCTGGAGCCTGTTCCCGTGGCTCGGCCTGGAACTGCATGAGGCCAGCATCGCCACCCTGATCAACCCGACCGAACCGTATGCCGACCTGCAGATGCTCGGCCTGTCCGTGCGCGTGCTGCCGCTGTTGCGCCGCGAAGTGCAGATGAGCGATGTGCGCGTCGAAGGCCTGAACCTGCGCCTGAAACGCGACAAAAACGGCCACGGCAACTGGGAAGACATCGGCAAGCTGCCACCTCCCGCCACGCCTGCCGGCAGCCCGACGCCTGCCAGCCCGCCTGTTGCAGAGGCCGCCCAGCCGGAAAAACCGCCGCAGCCGATCCGCCTCGACATCGACAGCCTGACAGTCAACAACGCCCGCGTTGAATACAACGACGAGCAGACCGGCAAGCAGTACAGCGCCGAAAGCATCCAGCTGAGCACCGGTGCAGTACACGACTCGACCAACATTCCGCTGAAAGCCACGGCGTTCCTCAGCACCAATCAGCCTGTGCTGCGGGTGCGCACCGAGCTCAACGGCGAGCTGCGCATCGAACGCGCCCTGCAACGTTACAAGTTCGAAGACATGAAACTGTCCGGCGAACTGACCGGCGACCCACTACAGGGCAAGGCCATGACCTTCTCCGCCCAAGGCCAGATTTCCCTGGACAAGGCAGCGAACGTCGCCGAATGGACCGGGATCAAGATCTCCGCCAACCAGTTGCGTGCCCTCGGTGAGCTGAAAGCCAACGACCTCGACAAGACCCCGCAGATCACTGGCGGAATCTCGATCGCCCAGTTCGATCTGGCGAAATTTGTCGACAGCATCGGCCAGACGTTGCCAGCCATGGCGCCCGGCAGCCTGAGCAAGGTCGAACTGGTCAGCCGCGTGGCCGCCACGCCAACCAGCGTGGCCTTCGACAACATCAACCTGAAACTCGACGACAGCAGCTTCAGCGGGCGCATTGCCGTGGAAGATTTCGCCAAGCAGTCGCTGCGCGCGATCCTCAAGGCTGACACGTTCGACGTCGACCGCTACCTGCCGCCGAAATCGGAAAAAGCCAAAAACGCCACGCAAGTGCGTCAGGCCGAAGTCGCCAGCACCGAAGCCGATGCCATGGCCGGCGCCGGCAGCACACCGTTGCCGGACAAACCAAGCAAAAGCGCCTGGAGCACCGAGCGTCTGCTGCCGGTCGAGCGTCTGGCCAAACTCGACGTCGATGCCGACCTGACCTTCGGCCAGCTGACCCTCGACAAACTGCCGATCCAGAACGCCGCGCTCAAAGCCACTGGCCAGGGCGGCCTGCTGACTCTGGAAAACCTGCGCGGCGGCCTGTACAACGGCGATTTCGAAGCCAAGGGCACCCTCGACGTACGCCCGAGTGCGCCGGTGCTGAACCTGCAAACCAGGATCAACCGCGTACCGGCCGAGAAAATCCTCGAAAGCCAAGGCAAGAATCCGCCGGTCAAAGGCCTGGTCACACTGACCAGCAGCCTCACCGGCAGCGGCAACAGCCAGCAGGCGCTGATCGAAACCCTCAACGGCAACGCCAGTTTCGTGATCAACAACGGTGTGCTGCTCAACGCCAACCTTGAACAGCAACTGTGCAAAGGCATCGCCACCCTCAACCGCAAAACCCTCAGCGGCGAGCCACGAGGCAAGGACACGCCGTTCCAGGAACTCAAGGGCAACCTGACCTTCCGCAACGGTATCGCCAGCAATCCAGACCTGAAAGTGCGCATCCCCGGCATGACCGTCAACGGTGACGGCGACATCGACCTGCGGGTGCTGGGCATGGATTACCGCGTCGGCATCATCGTCGAAGGCGACACCAGCGCCATGCCGGATCCGGCCTGTCAGGTCGGCGAGAAATTCGTCGGCATCGAGTGGCCGCTGCGCTGCCGCGGCCCATTGGAACTGGGCGCCAAGGCCTGCCGTGTGGATAACGAACGTCTCGGCCAGGTCGCGACCAAAATGGCCGGTGACAAACTCAGCGAGAAGATCGATGAAAAACTTGGCGACAAGGTCAGCCCGGAATTGAAAAACGCATTGAAGGGGCTGTTCAAGCGATGA
- a CDS encoding acetyl-CoA sensor PanZ family protein, with product MPIAVQALNDASYQDQQDLQKIYRDAPQWLFAPYSGDAQLIENSLADGSLIAGRFNDRLLGAARLTRHDKVWYLSHLCVRKVTRRRGVAERLVNQAQKMASQAGAQLRLLAPAGHLEIQALAAKLQLPLDVIAT from the coding sequence ATGCCGATCGCTGTCCAAGCGTTGAACGATGCCAGTTACCAGGATCAACAGGACCTGCAAAAAATCTATCGTGACGCTCCACAATGGCTGTTCGCACCGTATTCCGGGGACGCTCAACTGATCGAAAACAGCCTGGCTGACGGCTCTTTGATTGCAGGACGTTTCAACGATCGCCTGCTCGGTGCAGCACGCCTGACAAGGCACGACAAGGTTTGGTACTTGTCACATTTGTGTGTACGAAAAGTCACCCGGCGCCGTGGGGTAGCCGAGAGACTGGTGAACCAAGCACAGAAAATGGCGTCGCAAGCGGGTGCCCAACTGCGCCTGCTGGCACCGGCCGGACACCTTGAAATCCAGGCGCTGGCCGCCAAATTGCAATTGCCGCTGGACGTGATCGCGACATGA
- a CDS encoding OFA family MFS transporter — translation MSTSITADGLRADQPAFLSKERIIAKPGFNRWLVPPAALAIHLCIGMAYGFSVFWLPLSKALGVTAPVACAPDMSFIAQVFSSQCDWPISMLGWIYTLFFIFLGCSAAIWGGWLEHAGPRKAGVVSALCWCGGLLISALGIYTHQIWLMWIGSGVIGGIGLGLGYISPVSTLIKWFPDKRGMATGMAIMGFGGGAMVGAPLATALMSHFASPAGVGVWQSFVAMAAIYFVFMIGGALAYRVPPTGWKPEGWTAPAKKASNAMITHRHVHVNVAWKTPQFRLVWLVLCLNVSAGIGILGMASPLLQEVFGGKLLGVDVPFGQLDAGQLASIAAIAAGFTGLLSLFNIGGRFFWASFSDYLGRKNTYFVFFALGFALYALIPNMGHLGNVALFVAAFCIILSMYGGGFATVPAYLADLFGTQMVGAIHGRLLTAWAAAGVLGPVLVNYLREYQLSIGVERAAAYDITLYILAGLLVLGFLCNLLVRPVADKYFMTDAELAAEQALGHDKGADASTVLEWKAAPGSKPLAIAAWLVVGIPLAWGVWVTLQKTAVLFH, via the coding sequence ATGAGCACGAGCATCACGGCGGACGGCCTTCGCGCCGACCAGCCTGCGTTCCTGTCCAAGGAACGCATCATCGCCAAGCCCGGTTTCAACCGCTGGCTGGTTCCACCGGCCGCTCTGGCCATCCACCTGTGCATCGGCATGGCCTACGGTTTCTCGGTGTTCTGGTTGCCGTTGTCCAAGGCGCTGGGCGTCACGGCTCCGGTGGCTTGCGCACCGGACATGAGCTTCATCGCTCAGGTCTTCTCTTCGCAATGCGACTGGCCGATCTCCATGCTCGGCTGGATCTACACCCTGTTCTTCATCTTCCTCGGCTGCTCGGCAGCGATCTGGGGTGGCTGGCTGGAACACGCCGGGCCACGCAAGGCCGGTGTGGTATCGGCACTGTGCTGGTGCGGCGGTCTGCTGATCTCTGCACTGGGTATCTACACCCACCAGATCTGGCTGATGTGGATCGGCTCCGGGGTGATCGGCGGTATCGGTCTGGGCCTGGGCTACATTTCGCCGGTCTCGACCCTGATCAAGTGGTTCCCGGACAAGCGCGGCATGGCGACCGGCATGGCGATCATGGGTTTCGGTGGCGGCGCGATGGTCGGTGCACCGTTGGCGACTGCGCTGATGAGCCACTTCGCTTCGCCTGCCGGTGTCGGCGTCTGGCAGAGCTTCGTGGCCATGGCGGCGATCTACTTCGTGTTCATGATCGGTGGCGCCCTGGCCTACCGCGTGCCGCCAACCGGCTGGAAGCCTGAAGGCTGGACCGCTCCGGCGAAGAAAGCCTCGAACGCAATGATCACTCACCGTCACGTGCACGTGAATGTGGCGTGGAAAACCCCGCAGTTCCGTCTGGTGTGGCTGGTGCTGTGCCTGAACGTATCGGCCGGTATCGGCATCCTCGGCATGGCTTCGCCACTGCTGCAGGAAGTGTTCGGCGGCAAGCTGCTGGGCGTCGACGTGCCGTTCGGTCAACTGGACGCCGGGCAACTGGCTTCGATCGCCGCGATTGCTGCCGGCTTCACCGGTCTGCTGAGCCTGTTCAACATCGGAGGCCGCTTCTTCTGGGCCTCGTTCTCGGACTACCTGGGTCGCAAAAACACCTATTTCGTGTTCTTCGCCCTCGGTTTTGCCCTGTACGCACTGATCCCGAACATGGGCCATCTGGGCAACGTAGCGCTGTTCGTGGCGGCGTTCTGCATCATCCTGTCGATGTACGGCGGTGGTTTTGCGACCGTTCCGGCGTATCTGGCGGACCTGTTCGGCACGCAAATGGTCGGTGCGATCCACGGTCGCCTGCTGACTGCCTGGGCGGCCGCCGGCGTGCTCGGTCCGGTGCTGGTGAACTACCTGCGTGAGTATCAATTGAGCATCGGCGTGGAACGCGCGGCCGCTTACGACATCACCCTGTACATCCTCGCGGGCCTGCTGGTGCTGGGTTTCCTGTGCAACCTGCTGGTGCGTCCGGTGGCCGACAAGTACTTCATGACCGACGCTGAGCTGGCTGCCGAACAGGCACTGGGTCACGACAAAGGTGCTGATGCGAGCACCGTGCTGGAGTGGAAAGCCGCACCGGGCAGCAAGCCACTGGCAATCGCCGCGTGGCTGGTGGTGGGTATTCCGTTGGCGTGGGGCGTGTGGGTGACCCTGCAGAAGACGGCGGTACTGTTTCACTAA
- the hisB gene encoding imidazoleglycerol-phosphate dehydratase HisB, protein MAERKASVERDTLETQIKASINLDGTGKARFDIGVPFLEHMLDQIARHGLIDLDIECKGDLHIDDHHTVEDVGITLGQAFAKAIGDKKGIRRYGHAYVPLDEALSRVVIDFSGRPGLQMHVPYTRATVGGFDVDLFQEFFQGFVNHALVSLHIDNLRGTNTHHQIETVFKAFGRALRMAVELDERMAGQMPSTKGVL, encoded by the coding sequence ATGGCCGAACGTAAGGCGTCTGTCGAGCGCGACACTCTGGAAACCCAGATCAAAGCCTCGATCAACCTTGATGGCACCGGAAAGGCCCGATTCGATATCGGCGTTCCTTTTCTTGAGCACATGCTGGATCAGATCGCCCGTCACGGGTTGATCGACCTGGATATTGAATGCAAGGGCGATCTGCATATCGACGACCACCATACCGTGGAAGACGTCGGTATCACCCTCGGCCAGGCCTTCGCCAAAGCCATCGGCGACAAGAAAGGCATCCGTCGCTACGGTCATGCTTACGTGCCGCTCGATGAAGCGCTGTCGCGTGTGGTGATCGACTTCTCCGGCCGTCCAGGCCTGCAGATGCACGTGCCCTACACCCGCGCCACCGTGGGCGGCTTCGACGTCGACCTGTTCCAGGAATTCTTCCAGGGCTTCGTCAACCACGCACTGGTCAGCCTGCACATCGACAACCTGCGCGGCACCAACACCCACCACCAGATCGAAACCGTGTTCAAGGCTTTCGGCCGCGCCCTGCGCATGGCCGTCGAGCTGGACGAGCGCATGGCCGGGCAAATGCCATCGACCAAAGGCGTCCTGTAA
- the hisH gene encoding imidazole glycerol phosphate synthase subunit HisH, producing the protein MQTVAVIDYGMGNLHSVAKALEHVGAGKVLITSDADVIREADRVVFPGVGAIRDCMAEIRRLGFDALVREVSQDRPFLGICVGMQALLDSSEENDGVDCIGLFPGAVKFFGKDLHEDGEHLKVPHMGWNEVQQKVSHPLWHDIPDMARFYFVHSYYIAAANARQVVGSGHYGVDFAAALAEGSRFAVQFHPEKSHTHGLQLLQNFAAWDGRW; encoded by the coding sequence ATGCAGACGGTTGCAGTTATCGACTACGGCATGGGCAACCTGCACTCGGTGGCCAAGGCCCTCGAGCACGTCGGTGCCGGCAAGGTGCTGATCACCAGCGATGCCGACGTGATCCGCGAAGCCGACCGTGTGGTATTCCCGGGCGTTGGTGCGATCCGCGATTGCATGGCGGAGATCCGTCGCCTCGGTTTCGACGCGCTGGTGCGTGAAGTCAGTCAGGATCGTCCGTTCCTCGGCATCTGTGTCGGCATGCAAGCCTTGCTCGACAGCAGCGAAGAGAACGACGGCGTCGACTGCATCGGCCTGTTCCCGGGCGCCGTGAAGTTCTTCGGCAAAGACCTGCATGAAGACGGCGAGCACCTGAAAGTCCCGCACATGGGCTGGAACGAAGTGCAGCAGAAGGTCAGCCACCCGCTGTGGCACGACATTCCGGACATGGCGCGTTTCTACTTCGTGCACAGCTACTACATCGCTGCCGCCAATGCGCGGCAGGTAGTCGGGAGCGGTCATTACGGGGTCGATTTCGCTGCAGCGCTGGCCGAAGGCTCGCGTTTCGCCGTGCAATTCCACCCGGAGAAGAGCCATACCCATGGCCTGCAATTGCTGCAGAACTTCGCCGCGTGGGACGGTCGCTGGTAA
- a CDS encoding DUF2164 domain-containing protein yields the protein MAAKKSKPPILTLTPEQENEANRKIQRFMEDRFELDLGSFEAAEILELFTREIAPHYYNRAIFDVQTHLKERFESIESDLWALEKN from the coding sequence ATGGCTGCCAAGAAGTCCAAACCGCCGATCCTGACCCTCACTCCCGAACAGGAGAACGAGGCCAACCGCAAGATCCAGCGGTTCATGGAGGATCGGTTCGAACTTGACCTGGGTTCGTTCGAGGCGGCGGAAATTCTTGAGTTGTTTACCCGCGAAATTGCTCCGCACTATTACAACAGGGCGATTTTCGATGTGCAGACCCACCTCAAAGAGCGGTTTGAAAGCATCGAAAGCGACCTGTGGGCGCTCGAGAAAAACTGA
- the hisA gene encoding 1-(5-phosphoribosyl)-5-[(5-phosphoribosylamino)methylideneamino]imidazole-4-carboxamide isomerase, whose translation MLIIPAIDLKDGACVRLRQGRMEDSTVFSEDPVSMAAKWVEGGCRRLHLVDLNGAFEGQPVNGEVVTAIAKRYPNLPIQIGGGIRSLETIEHYVKAGVSYVIIGTKAVKDPAFVAEACRAFPGKIIVGLDAKDGFVATDGWAEISTVQVIDLAKQFEADGVSSIVYTDIAKDGMMQGCNVPFTAALAAATKIPVIASGGIHNLGDIKSLLDAKAPGIIGAITGRAIYEGTLDVAEAQAFCDAYQG comes from the coding sequence ATGCTGATTATTCCCGCTATCGATCTTAAAGACGGTGCCTGCGTACGTCTGCGCCAGGGCCGCATGGAAGATTCCACAGTGTTCTCCGAGGACCCGGTGAGCATGGCTGCCAAGTGGGTGGAGGGCGGTTGCCGTCGTCTGCATCTGGTCGATCTGAACGGCGCATTCGAAGGTCAGCCGGTCAATGGCGAAGTGGTCACCGCAATCGCCAAGCGCTACCCGAACCTGCCGATCCAGATCGGTGGCGGTATCCGCTCGCTGGAAACCATCGAGCATTACGTCAAGGCGGGCGTCAGCTACGTGATCATCGGCACCAAAGCCGTTAAAGATCCGGCGTTCGTCGCTGAAGCCTGCCGCGCGTTCCCGGGCAAGATCATTGTCGGCCTGGATGCCAAAGACGGGTTCGTCGCCACCGACGGCTGGGCTGAAATCAGCACCGTGCAGGTCATCGATCTGGCCAAGCAGTTCGAAGCTGACGGTGTATCGTCGATCGTTTATACCGACATCGCCAAAGACGGCATGATGCAGGGCTGCAACGTACCGTTCACCGCTGCACTGGCGGCAGCGACGAAGATCCCGGTGATCGCGTCCGGCGGTATCCACAATCTGGGTGACATCAAGTCGCTGCTCGACGCCAAGGCGCCGGGCATCATCGGTGCAATCACTGGCCGGGCGATCTACGAAGGCACCCTCGACGTCGCCGAAGCGCAAGCTTTCTGCGATGCGTACCAAGGCTGA
- the hisF gene encoding imidazole glycerol phosphate synthase subunit HisF, whose amino-acid sequence MALAKRIIPCLDVDNGRVVKGVKFENIRDAGDPVEIARRYDEQGADEITFLDITASVDGRDTTLHTVERMASQVFIPLTVGGGVRTVQDIRNLLNAGADKVSINTAAVFNPEFVGEAAQHFGSQCIVVAIDAKKVSGPGETPRWEIFTHGGRKPTGLDAVEWAKKMEGLGAGEILLTSMDQDGMKNGFDLGVTRAISDALGIPVIASGGVGNLQHLADGILEGHASAVLAASIFHFGEYTVQEAKAYMAKRGIVMR is encoded by the coding sequence ATGGCGCTGGCCAAACGCATCATCCCTTGCCTGGACGTGGACAACGGCCGGGTCGTCAAAGGTGTGAAGTTCGAGAACATCCGCGATGCCGGTGACCCGGTGGAAATCGCCCGTCGTTATGACGAGCAGGGTGCCGACGAGATTACCTTTCTCGACATCACCGCCAGCGTCGATGGTCGCGACACCACACTGCATACCGTCGAGCGCATGGCCAGCCAGGTGTTCATCCCGCTGACCGTCGGCGGCGGCGTGCGCACCGTGCAGGACATTCGCAACCTGCTCAATGCCGGTGCGGACAAGGTTTCGATCAACACCGCAGCGGTGTTCAATCCGGAGTTTGTTGGCGAAGCGGCGCAGCATTTCGGCTCGCAATGCATCGTCGTCGCCATCGACGCGAAGAAAGTCTCCGGCCCGGGCGAAACCCCGCGCTGGGAAATCTTCACCCACGGCGGGCGCAAGCCGACCGGTCTCGATGCAGTCGAGTGGGCGAAGAAGATGGAAGGCCTGGGTGCCGGCGAGATCCTGCTGACCAGCATGGATCAGGACGGCATGAAAAACGGCTTCGACCTCGGCGTGACCCGCGCGATCAGCGATGCGCTGGGCATTCCGGTGATCGCTTCCGGTGGCGTCGGCAATCTGCAGCATCTGGCCGACGGCATCCTCGAAGGCCACGCCAGCGCGGTACTGGCGGCGAGTATTTTCCACTTCGGCGAATACACCGTGCAGGAAGCGAAAGCGTACATGGCCAAACGCGGCATCGTGATGCGCTAA
- a CDS encoding substrate-binding periplasmic protein, whose product MIKRLLLVLASASVLLLNTARAENSPDTDLVLLTENFPPYNMAKDGKNFAKGENINGIAADIVREMFKRAGLTYSLTLRFPWERVYKLALENPGYGAFVMARLPDRENLFKWVGPIGPDDWIMLARADSKITLDTLNDARKYKIGAYKGDAIAETLAKQGLKPTVVLRDQDNAKKLVNGQIDLWATGDPAGRYLARQDGVTGLKTVLRFNSAELYLALNKDVSDATVARLQAALDQMRKDGVVDEIMGRYL is encoded by the coding sequence ATGATCAAACGCCTGCTTCTTGTTCTCGCCAGTGCCTCTGTGTTGTTGCTCAACACGGCGCGGGCCGAAAACAGTCCCGACACCGATCTGGTGCTCCTCACCGAAAACTTTCCGCCCTACAACATGGCGAAAGACGGCAAGAATTTCGCCAAGGGCGAGAACATCAACGGCATTGCCGCCGACATCGTGCGCGAAATGTTCAAGCGCGCCGGGCTCACCTATAGCCTGACGCTGCGCTTCCCATGGGAGCGCGTCTACAAACTGGCGCTGGAAAACCCCGGTTACGGCGCCTTCGTGATGGCCCGCCTGCCGGACCGCGAAAACCTGTTCAAATGGGTCGGCCCGATCGGTCCGGACGACTGGATCATGTTGGCCAGGGCCGACAGCAAAATCACCCTCGACACCCTCAACGATGCGCGCAAATACAAGATCGGCGCCTACAAGGGCGATGCGATTGCCGAGACGCTGGCCAAGCAGGGCTTGAAGCCTACGGTCGTTCTGCGCGATCAGGACAACGCGAAAAAACTGGTCAATGGCCAGATCGACCTGTGGGCCACGGGTGATCCTGCCGGGCGTTATCTGGCGCGGCAGGACGGGGTCACTGGACTCAAGACCGTGTTGCGCTTCAACAGCGCCGAGTTATATCTGGCGCTGAACAAGGATGTGTCGGACGCAACGGTCGCCAGGCTGCAGGCGGCGCTGGATCAGATGCGCAAGGACGGGGTTGTCGACGAGATCATGGGGCGCTATCTGTAG